Proteins from a genomic interval of Diospyros lotus cultivar Yz01 chromosome 6, ASM1463336v1, whole genome shotgun sequence:
- the LOC127803564 gene encoding protein decapping 5-like isoform X2: MAEEEALRDMLLGSLVSLTSKTGIRYEGTLAVINLVDRSIVLKDVKFLGTEDRDVALKVPPSDTIYDKIMFQSKDIKDVEVKSSTCTQDKDPIFDDPAVIQAHCSEDAFVPTSCVTANTGSSQDSSSHASEIGLPPNLSSGPRSPHFAPPPPKDCGFTAPMHLEGSRRVPDGLQTQQQSSVQPRPAPWIAPSLLQRSQDPAKNESSPIRAPTFPDLELPKYPPPIRTSSWKLRSNFYPGECSYRASASRSMKAPIQAHPFPALGPNPPLPVFAKASAQPSRKAQEEVGMVREAQAGAKEDVEMVQASPAGLPVPTSLTAKRPLLHFPPPPVHRASYPAIAFKEDFDFEAMNEKFNKAEVWGNLGKSFNSQEVGSGSEDQTDSVTVKAGYAKDEFFDSLTSNFNRRTTFSERMRIDTETFGEEAWQWGSRGRGWGGRGRGWGGRGRAGRGYPPGGYPPRRHGNTRRGSRYSMSPGGAGSTSNWPYRP; encoded by the exons ATGGCGGAAGAAGAAGCATTGCGCGACATGTTGCTGGGAAGCTTGGTGAGCTTGACATCCAAGACTGGAATCCGATACGAAGGCACACTTGCGGTAATCAATCTTGTTGATCGCAGCATCGTGCTCAAAGATG TTAAGTTCTTGGGAACAGAGGATCGTGATGTGGCCCTAAAAGTCCCTCCTAGCGATACCATCTATGATAAAATTATGTTTCAATCAAAGGACATTAAG GATGTGGAGGTCAAATCATCTACCTGCACTCAGGATAAGGATCCTATATTTGATGACCCAGCTGTTATCCAG GCACACTGTTCTGAAGATGCATTTGTGCCAACAAGCTGTGTTACTGCTAATACTGGATCTTCACAAGATTCTAGCTCCCATGCTTCGGAGATCGGACTTCCACCGAATTTGAGCTCAGGGCCACGAAGTCCACATTTTGCTCCTCCGCCACCTAAGGATTGTGGCTTTACTGCACCTATGCATTTGGAAGGATCCCGCAGAGTCCCAGATGGGCTTCAAACTCAGCAGCAATCTTCGGTCCAGCCACGACCTGCCCCGTGGATTGCTCCTTCCTTACTCCAGCGTAGTCAAGATCCTGCCAAGAACGAATCTTCACCCATCAGAGCTCCTACGTTTCCTGATTTGGAGTTGCCAAAATACCCACCTCCTATTCGTACCAGCTCTTGGAAATTGCGTTCAAATTTTTATCCTGGGGAGTGTTCTTACAGAGCTTCAGCCTCACGATCAATGAAGGCTCCTATTCAAGCTCATCCGTTTCCTGCTTTGGGCCCTAACCCACCATTG CCTGTGTTTGCAAAAGCATCAGCCCAGCCTTCTCGAAAAGCTCAAGAGGAGGTGGGGATGGTTCGGGAAGCTCAAGCTGGAGCCAAAGAGGATGTCGAGATGGTTCAGGCATCACCAGCAGGGCTGCCAGTTCCAACGTCATTGACAGCTAAGCGACCACTTCTTCATTTTCCTCCGCCACCTGTTCACAGG GCTTCATATCCAGCGATCGCATTCAAAGAGGACTTTGATTTTGAAGCTATGAATGAAAAGTTTAACAAAGCTGAAGTGTGGGGTAATCTTGGGAAAAGCTTCAACTCTCAGGAGGTTGGGAGTGGTTCAGAGGATCAAACTGATTCTGTAACGGTCAAG GCTGGTTATGCTAAGGATGAGTTCTTTGATTCACTGACTAGCAATTTTAACAGGAGGACCACGTTCTCTGAACGAATGAGAATTGATACTGAG ACTTTTGGTGAGGAAGCATGGCAGTGGGGAAGTCGTGGACGCGGTTGGGGTGGGCGTGGGCGTGGCTGGGGTGGGCGTGGACGTGCTGGACGTGGCTATCCACCTGGTGGCTATCCGCCAAGGCGCCATGGCAATACCAGGAGAGGTAGTCGTTATTCCATGAGCCCTGGTGGCGCTGGAAGCACAAGCAATTGGCCATATCGCCCATAG
- the LOC127803565 gene encoding transmembrane ascorbate ferrireductase 2, with protein sequence MAVPVVQFPIFGVVRIIGAIVTLLVLTWTVHYRGGLALISDNKDLIFNVHPVLMVIGLVLLNGEAMLAFKTVSGTKSYKKLVHLSLQFLALCLSIIGVWAALKFHIDKGIDNFYSLHSWLGLACLFLFCIQWVAGFVTFWYPGGSGNSRTRLMPWHVFFGVYIYALAVATCTTGILEKATFLQTNQVISRYSTEALLVNCLGVLIVFLGAFVILAVVSPVNGKRDNLRGSTE encoded by the exons ATGGCGGTTCCAGTGGTTCAATTCCCGATCTTCGGTGTGGTGAGGATCATCGGAGCCATAGTCACGCTTCTGGTCCTGACCTGGACTGTGCACTACAGAGGAGGACTAGCTCTTATCTCCGACAACAAAGATCTCATTTTCAAT GTTCATCCTGTGCTTATGGTGATTGGCCTTGTACTTCTGAATGGAGAAG CGATGCTAGCTTTCAAGACTGTTTCAGGAACAAAGAGCTACAAAAAATTAGTTCATCTCTCATTGCAATTCCTGGCTCTCTGTTTGAGCATAATTGGTGTATGGGCTGCTTTGAAATTTCACATTGACAAGGGCATTGACAATTTCTACAGTCTGCATTCGTGGCTGGGCCTCGCttgccttttcttgttttgtatcCAG TGGGTTGCTGGATTTGTCACCTTTTGGTATCCAGGTGGTTCAGGCAACAGCAGAACTAGGCTCATGCCATGGCATGTATTTTTCGGGGTTTATATCTATGCCCTTGCAGTTGCTACATGCACTACGGGTATCCTAGAAAAGGCCACATTCCTCCAAACCAACCAGGTTATATCTCGCTATTCCACCGAGGCATTGTTAGTGAACTGTTTGGGCGTCTTGATTGTTTTTCTGGGTGCCTTTGTTATTCTTGCCGTTGTTTCTCCTGTGAATGGTAAACGTGACAATCTCAGGGGATCGACAGAGTAG
- the LOC127803563 gene encoding uncharacterized protein LOC127803563 isoform X3 → MGFQICLYSVEENRTPVAASAAVNAKPAKATKASSQRNDSSTVAAPERKGGDRPSDKDRKKDVPHPRMQFDDKSRVEKAKKRAVVMQTEARNRVELFRHLPQYEHGTQLPSLESKFFQLDPVHHAVYKVGLRYLAGDISGGNARCIAMLLAFQESIKDYSTPPEKAFARDLTAKINCYVSFLIECRPLSISMGNAIRFLKTRIAKLPLTLSESESKTTLLSDIDCFINEKIILADKVIVRHAVTKIRDGDVLLTYGSSSAVEMILLHAHELGKQFRVVIVDSRPKLEGRLLLRRLMGKGLSCTYTHINAVSYIMHEVTRVFLGASSVLSNGTVYSRVGTACVAMVAHEFQVPVLVCCEAYKFHERVQLDSICSNELGDPDVISKVPGKGKINHLNDWATNENLQLLNLIYDATPSDYVSMIITDYGMVPPTSVPVIVREYRREHLWI, encoded by the exons ATGGGCTTTCAGATCTGCTTATATTCAG TGGAAGAAAATAGAACCCCTGTAGCTGCTTCAGCAGCAGTGAATGCAAAGCCAGCTAAAGCAACAAAGGCTTCTTCACAAAGGAATGACAGTTCTACAGTTGCAGCTCCTGAGAGAAAAGGGGGTGATCGTCCATCTGACAAAGACCGGAAGAAAGATGTCCCTCATCCACGGATGCAGTTTGATGACAAGAGTCGTGTGGAGAAGGCAAAAAAGAGGGCAGTTGTGATGCAAACTGAAGCTAGGAACAGGGTTGAACTCTTTAGGCATTTACCCCAATATGAACATGGGACACAACTACCCAGTCTTGAATCAAAATTCTTTCAACTTGATCCAGTTCATCATGCTGTTTATAAG GTCGGGTTAAGGTACTTAGCTGGAGACATATCTGGTGGCAATGCCCGTTGTATTGCAATGCTTCTAGCATTTCAGGAGTCGATTAAAGATTACTCAACCCCACCTGAAAAGGCTTTTGCAAGAGACTTGACtgcaaaaattaattgttaCGTGTCATTTCTTATTGAGTGCAGGCCCCTTTCAATCAGCATGGGGAATGCAATTAGGTTTCTTAAGACTAGAATTGCCAAATTACCTTTGACTCTGTCTGAGTCAGAATCAAAAACAACTCTTCTATCAGATATTGATTGTTTTATAAACGAGAAGATAATACTGGCAGATAAGGTGATAGTCAGGCATGCTGTAACAAAAATCAGAGATGGGGATGTTCTTCTCACATATGGATCATCATCTGCTGTTGAAATGATTCTGTTACATGCCCATGAGCTTGGTAAACAGTTCCGAGTTGTAATTGTCGATTCCCGTCCAAAGCTTGAAGGCAGGCTGTTACTTCGTAGGTTGATGGGAAAGGGTCTTAGTTGTACATACACTCATATTAATGCTGTTTCTTATATCATGCATGAAGTCACTCGAGTATTTTTGGGGGCTTCATCAGTTTTGTCCAATGGAACGGTTTACTCAAGGGTTGGGACTGCATGTGTTGCTATGGTTGCTCATGAGTTCCAGGTTCCCGTCCTAGTATGTTGTGAAGCATATAAATTCCATGAGAGGGTGCAGCTTGATTCAATTTGTTCTAATGAACTTG GTGATCCAGATGTTATATCAAAGGTTCCTGGTAAAGGAAAAATCAACCATTTGAATGATTGGGCTACTAATGAAAATTTACAGCTTCTGAACCTTAT ATATGATGCAACTCCTTCAGATTATGTATCAATGATTATCACTGATTATGGCATG GTCCCACCCACAAGTGTTCCTGTCATTGTTCGGGAGTACCGGAGGGAACACTTGTGGATATAG
- the LOC127803564 gene encoding protein decapping 5-like isoform X1: MAEEEALRDMLLGSLVSLTSKTGIRYEGTLAVINLVDRSIVLKDVKFLGTEDRDVALKVPPSDTIYDKIMFQSKDIKDVEVKSSTCTQDKDPIFDDPAVIQAHCSEDAFVPTSCVTANTGSSQDSSSHASEIGLPPNLSSGPRSPHFAPPPPKDCGFTAPMHLEGSRRVPDGLQTQQQSSVQPRPAPWIAPSLLQRSQDPAKNESSPIRAPTFPDLELPKYPPPIRTSSWKLRSNFYPGECSYRASASRSMKAPIQAHPFPALGPNPPLPVFAKASAQPSRKAQEEVGMVREAQAGAKEDVEMVQASPAGLPVPTSLTAKRPLLHFPPPPVHRASYPAIAFKEDFDFEAMNEKFNKAEVWGNLGKSFNSQEVGSGSEDQTDSVTVKAGYAKDEFFDSLTSNFNRRTTFSERMRIDTERILDDLGFLQTFGEEAWQWGSRGRGWGGRGRGWGGRGRAGRGYPPGGYPPRRHGNTRRGSRYSMSPGGAGSTSNWPYRP; the protein is encoded by the exons ATGGCGGAAGAAGAAGCATTGCGCGACATGTTGCTGGGAAGCTTGGTGAGCTTGACATCCAAGACTGGAATCCGATACGAAGGCACACTTGCGGTAATCAATCTTGTTGATCGCAGCATCGTGCTCAAAGATG TTAAGTTCTTGGGAACAGAGGATCGTGATGTGGCCCTAAAAGTCCCTCCTAGCGATACCATCTATGATAAAATTATGTTTCAATCAAAGGACATTAAG GATGTGGAGGTCAAATCATCTACCTGCACTCAGGATAAGGATCCTATATTTGATGACCCAGCTGTTATCCAG GCACACTGTTCTGAAGATGCATTTGTGCCAACAAGCTGTGTTACTGCTAATACTGGATCTTCACAAGATTCTAGCTCCCATGCTTCGGAGATCGGACTTCCACCGAATTTGAGCTCAGGGCCACGAAGTCCACATTTTGCTCCTCCGCCACCTAAGGATTGTGGCTTTACTGCACCTATGCATTTGGAAGGATCCCGCAGAGTCCCAGATGGGCTTCAAACTCAGCAGCAATCTTCGGTCCAGCCACGACCTGCCCCGTGGATTGCTCCTTCCTTACTCCAGCGTAGTCAAGATCCTGCCAAGAACGAATCTTCACCCATCAGAGCTCCTACGTTTCCTGATTTGGAGTTGCCAAAATACCCACCTCCTATTCGTACCAGCTCTTGGAAATTGCGTTCAAATTTTTATCCTGGGGAGTGTTCTTACAGAGCTTCAGCCTCACGATCAATGAAGGCTCCTATTCAAGCTCATCCGTTTCCTGCTTTGGGCCCTAACCCACCATTG CCTGTGTTTGCAAAAGCATCAGCCCAGCCTTCTCGAAAAGCTCAAGAGGAGGTGGGGATGGTTCGGGAAGCTCAAGCTGGAGCCAAAGAGGATGTCGAGATGGTTCAGGCATCACCAGCAGGGCTGCCAGTTCCAACGTCATTGACAGCTAAGCGACCACTTCTTCATTTTCCTCCGCCACCTGTTCACAGG GCTTCATATCCAGCGATCGCATTCAAAGAGGACTTTGATTTTGAAGCTATGAATGAAAAGTTTAACAAAGCTGAAGTGTGGGGTAATCTTGGGAAAAGCTTCAACTCTCAGGAGGTTGGGAGTGGTTCAGAGGATCAAACTGATTCTGTAACGGTCAAG GCTGGTTATGCTAAGGATGAGTTCTTTGATTCACTGACTAGCAATTTTAACAGGAGGACCACGTTCTCTGAACGAATGAGAATTGATACTGAG AGAATCCTAGATGATCTTGGTTTTCTGCAGACTTTTGGTGAGGAAGCATGGCAGTGGGGAAGTCGTGGACGCGGTTGGGGTGGGCGTGGGCGTGGCTGGGGTGGGCGTGGACGTGCTGGACGTGGCTATCCACCTGGTGGCTATCCGCCAAGGCGCCATGGCAATACCAGGAGAGGTAGTCGTTATTCCATGAGCCCTGGTGGCGCTGGAAGCACAAGCAATTGGCCATATCGCCCATAG